The sequence below is a genomic window from Desulfobulbus oligotrophicus.
TGTCCGAACCTGCACAACACTGTCACCGGCTGGAAGCGGGATACCACCGGTGTACTCATTCCAGGTTGTACCACCGTCAAGGCTGTACTCAAAACCACCGGATGCATAGTCATCAGGGCTCACAGCCGTGCCATCGGCAAACGTCAGCTCAAGTGTGCTCCCCTCACCAACACCCGTTACATGGATGTCGAATACTGCCGGATCACCCTCTGGAACCTCGATATCACCGGTACCGGTCCCAGCACCACCAACAGAGATGGTCGGCACATCATTATCAATGATCGTGGCTGTGGCTGAGTCACTGTACGTGGTCCCGTTACTCGTCAGCACCGCGTTCAGGGTGAACGTCTCATTCGGCTCGTCAATGGTGTCGTCAACCGTGGGTGTCCGAACCTGCACAACACTGTCACCGGCTGGAAGCGGAATACCACCGGTGTACTCATTCCAGGTCGTACCACCGTCAAGGCTGTACTCAAAACCACCGGATGCATAGTCATCAGGGCTCACAGCCGTGCCATCGGCAAACGTCAGCTCAAGTGTGCTCCCCTCACCAACACCCGTTACATGGATGTCGAATACTGCCGGATCACCCTCTGGAACCTCGATATCACCGGTACCGGTCCCAGCACCACCAACAGAGATGGTCGGCACATCATTATCAATGATCGTGGCCGTGGCTGAGTCACTGTACGTGGTCCCGTTACTCGTCAGCACTGCGTTCAGGGTGAACGTCTCATTCGGCTCGTCAATGGTGTCGTCAACCGTGGGTGTCCGAACCTGCACAACACTGTCACCGGCTGGAAGCGGAATACCACCGGTGTACTCATTCCAGGTCGTACCACCGTCAAGGCTGTACTCAAAACCACCGGATGCATAGTCATCAGGGCTCACAGCCGTGCCATCGGCAAACGTCAGCTCAAGTGTGCTCCCCTCACCAACACCCGTTACATGGATGTCGAATACTGCCGGATCACCCTCTGGAACCTCGATATCACCGGTACCGGTCCCAGCACCACCAACAGAGATGGTCGGCACATCATTATCAATGATCGTGGCCGTGGCTGAGTCACTGTACGTGGTCCCGTTACTCGTCAGCACCGCGTTCAGGGTGAACGTCTCATTCGGCTCGTCAATGGTGTCGTCAACCGTGGGTGTCCGAACCTGCACAACACTGTCACCGGCTGGAAGCGGAATACCACCGGTGTACTCATTCCAGGTCGTACCACCGTCAAGGCTGTACTCAAAACCACCAGATGCATAGTCATCAGGACTCACAGCCGTGCCATCGGCAAACGTCAGCTCAAGTGTGCTCCCCTCACCAACACCCGTTACATGGATGTCGAATACTGCCGGATCACCCTCTGGAACCTCGATATCACCGGTACCGGTCCCAGCACCACCAACAGAGATGGTCGGCACATCATTATCAATGATCGTGGCCGTGGCTGAGTCACTGTACGTGGTCCCGTTACTCGTCAGCACCGCGTTCAGGGTGAACGTCTCATTCGGCTCGTCAATGGTGTCGTCAACCGTGGGTGTCCGAACCTGCACAACACTGTCACCGGCTGGAAGCGGAATACCACCGGTGTACTCATTCCAGGTCGTACCACCGTCAAGGCTGTACTCAAAACCACCAGATGCATAGTCATCAGGACTCACAGCCGTGCCATCGGCAAACGTCAGCTCAAGTGTGCTCCCCTCACCAACACCCGTTACATGGATGTCGAATACTGCCGGATCACCCTCTGGAACCTCGATATCACCGGTACCGGTCCCAGCACCACCAACAGAGATGGTCGGCACATCATTATCAATGATCGTGGCCGTGGCTGAGTCACTGTACGTGGTCCCGTTACTCGTCAGCACTGCGTTCAGGGTGAACGTCTCATTCGGCTCGTCAATGGTGTCGTCAACCGTGGGTGTCCGAACCTGCACAACACTGTCACCGGCTGGAAGCGGAATACCACCGGTGTACTCATTCCAGGTCGTACCACCGTCAAGGCTGTACTCAAAACCACCGGATGCATAGTCATCAGGGCTCACAGCCGTGCCATCGGCAAACGTCAGCTCAAGTGTGCTCCCCTCGCCAACACCCGTTACATGGATGTCGAATACCGCCGGATCACCCTCATTGACGGCAATACTGTCCATCGACACAGTTGGCGGAGATACAGGCGGGGGAACAGGTATATCGGTCTCCCCGTCAACAGGAGGCGCAGGAGGTGTCTCGGTTCCATCATCAATACCGGCAAAGACCCAGTAGGGCGGATCTAAAAAATCCCAGCCAATGCCCCGTGTTTCAGCACCGGAATCAGGTATCATCTCCATCTGGGTTGCTTCAAAAACAACAATCTGCCGGCCACCGCCTCCTGCTCCGGCAACACCGGTACCGGCAGCAGGAGGTGGCAGATCCGTGGTGGGATCAAAGTTTTCATCCTGTTGCAGGGCCTGTTGCATATCTGCAACCGAGGCCGAAAAATCACCGGCATCCCCGGGTGCTGCCGCTCCGTACACTTCTTCATCAACGAGGACATCGGACATGCGCCCGAGCATCATTGCATTGGGAGTATTGGTAAAGGTGATGGAAACACTGCCATCTGAACCTGTTACTATTCGATCATCAGCGTAGATAACGCTGTTGGGAGTCAGTACCCGCTCAAAACCATTTGCTGAAACCGCCTTAACTGTTCCATACACGATAACGGCTTTCCCGACCGTTTGTGCCTTTCCAACTGCCATATCTGCTTCCTCCTATTGGTAAAAAACAAGTGTATGATCAGATTGTACGCGATGTGCTCCTCATGTCTATTGGACTTTGGTACCATGCCTCGTCTTTTTTTCCAGACACAGCAACTTCTCTGAACATTTTGCGTCTACCGTCATGTAAAAGAACAACTTTATAGTTTCAGTTGAACTGAAAACAGGCTCTTTCTGTCCTCTGCAAACAATGGTATGATGCCGGAAATCTTCATCGCCTCTGTATTGAAAGGAACATCGTCCATGAAACGTTTTTTATATCTGCTTTCCCGCCCCTGTGTCTGGTTATGGAAGTTTCTCAGCTCCGGACTGACTGTCATCTTCAACCTGCTGGTGGTGACCTTGCTGTTGGCCGGTCTGGCACTTGTCCTGTATACACCGAAAATCACCGTCCAGCCAGGCAGCGCCCTTGTACTGGCACCTGAGGGAAATATCGTTGAGGTGCGTTCCCCGATTGACCCCTTTGCCAGAGTGCTCAACCGGCTTTCCGGTTCCCCGTTCCAGGAAGAAACCTTTCTGCAGGATATACTGGACACACTGCAGGAAGCGGCCGACGACCAACGCATTAAAATGCTGGTGCTTAATACCAATAAGATGGGAGATGCCGGCCTTGATCAGATTCGGACCATCGGTGCCGCCATCGACGCCTTCAAAAAGAAAGACAAAAAAGTTATTGCTGTTGGCAATAACTTTAACCAGACCCAATACTATCTGGCCTCCTGGGCTGATTCGATCTACCTGCACCCCATGGGTGCCGTCCAGATTCGCGGCTTTTCAGTGTTCCGTCTGTATGTGCGGGATATGCTCGACAAGTTGGGTATCAATGCCCATGTATTCCGGGTCGGTGACTATAAGTCCGCTGTCGAACCACTGTTGCGTAACGATATGTCCCCGGAAGACAAAGAGGCCAATCGCCTGTGGCTCAACAACCTCTGGAACATCTACTGCACAGATATCGTCACGCATCGGAAGCTTGACCTGACCGTCTTTCGGAACAACATCAACCAGACCGTCTCTCAGCTGGCTTCAGTGGACGGAGACCGCGCCCGACTCGCCCTGGCTTCAGGTCTGGTGGATGGCCTGAAAACCCCACTGCAGATTGATGAGATGCTCAAACAGATGGTCGGTCTTTCCAGTGATAAGAAAAGCTGCAACCATATCGGATTTCGTGATTACCTGCAGACGATCACCCCCTCCTATACAAAACCGGACAAAGAAAGTGACCTGATCGGTATTATAGCTGTCAGTGGAAACATCATTCCCGGTAAAGGAACGCCTCAGCAGATCGGGGCCGAGGATCTGATCAAGCGAATTCGCCAGGCTCGCCAGAACCCGCGCATTAAAGCCATTGTGCTTCGTATCAACAGCGGCGGCGGCAGTGCCACCGCCTCAGAGCTTATCCGTGAAGAGCTGGCGGCTGCCAGGCAGGACGGCAAGGTGGTGGTTGTTTCCATGGGCGCCATGGCGGCATCAGGGGGGTACTGGTTATCAGCAAACGCTGATGCCATTGTCGCCGCACCAACTACTCTCACCGGATCAATCGGTATATTCGGCATGATTCCGACCATGGAAAAAACACTGGCCGGCCTTGGTATTCACGGTGACGGTATCGGCACCACCAACATCGCTCATTTCGGTAATATGGCAACAGCCATGGGGGAAGAGGAAGCCGCCTCCTGGCAAATGGATGTTGAACAGGGCTATCAGCGTTTCATCAACACTGTTGCCAGGGGTCGTTCGTTAAACGTGGAGGCGGTGAAAAAAATTGCCGGCGGTCGGGTCTGGGACGGTGAAACCGCCCTGAAGATAGGTCTGGTCGACAAGCTCGGCAACCTGCAGGATGCCATTGCTGAAGCAGCCAAACGCGCGAATGTGCCAAAGGAAAATGCCCTGTTCATCGAACTTGATCCGCGCAACTATCTGAACCGTTTCAAAAAAAATGAACAACCCATTGAAACCCTGATCCGAGGTCTGTTCGCCTCTTCTCCGGGTATTCTGCAGATGCGGCAAGCAGCAGAGGAACAGCTGGATTTTATAGTTGACAGCAGGGACCCCCGTGGACTGTACAGCCACTGTCTGTTTCCCTCACCGGCGCTCTTGTTTCGATAAAAAAACGGAGCAGCCCTTTTTTTACTGCCTGTCTCTTAATACCGTACCAGGCAGGCAGCAGACCATAACACGCAATGGTTATCCCTTCAAAACAGCCAGGGGTTGCAGCTCCACGGCTATTTCGATGAGGTCCTGCTGATCGGCGATGACCTCATCGATATTCTTATAGGCCCCGGGTGCCTCTTCAAGATCACGACGGTGCCGCAGAGAATGAAGGATACGTTTTTTATCGAGCTTTTCCCGTTCCTCCTCCAGATTCAACACCCGTTGAGCCTGCTTGCGGCCAAGAACCCGACCGGCACCGTGGGAACAGGACATGAAAGATAACGGATTGCCCAGTCCTTTCACAATATAGCTTCGACTTCCCTGACAACCCGGGATAATGCCGTACTCACCGGCAAAAGCACGGGTTGCCCCCTTGCGATGCACCCAGACCTCTTTGAAAAAATGCGTTTCCAGGGCCGCGTAGTTATGTGCCACATCGATAGGATCATCAAACTGATCACAACCGGTCAGGTCAGTAACGATCTCCTGCAAGGCGGCCATCATCTCACTTCGGTTGGCACTGGCAAAGGCCACACAGTACTCCATCTCCCGCAGATAACGCTGCCCAACCTCCGTATCCAGCGGGAGCGTCGCCAGTTGCCATTCCCTGGGTATCGCATCCTTACCGGTCTGCTTCGCCAGGCGAACCGCCAGCTCGTTGTAATGGCCGGCTACCCGGTAACCGATGTTCCGGCTGCCGGAATGCACCATCAACCAGATCCGCTGGTCGTTCCCCTGCTGAATTTCAATAAAATGATTCCCTCCACCCAGGGTGCCGATCTGGCGGCGAGCGTTCTCGAACTCACCGGTAACGACAGGTAAATCCTGACCAAATTCGGTTGGATCCGGCATCACCTCCAGGGGCCGAGATTTCTTATGATGCTTAAATCCCAAAGGAACAGCAGCACGCAACGCTGTGAGCATCTTCTTCAGTACCGGCACCTCCAGCGCAGTGAGGCCGGTGCGGACAGCCCGCATGCCGCAACCGATATCAACACCAACTCCATTGGGGATAACAGCGCCGATGGTGGCCAGCACGCCACCGATCGGCATACCGTACCCCACATGAGCATCAGCCATAATAGCGATATGATGAAAGGCACAGGGCAAATTGGCAAGCCGCCGTGCCTGCTGCAAGGCCTCTTCCTCCAGCGTGTCAAGCCAGAGCATAATAGGTATTTTTTCAGTGGTAATGGTTCGTTTCACAGTGTTCTCTTGCCCTCCCGGTTATCTGGTTTATAGTGCAACCTTATACATTTGCTGCCGATGACAGCAGCCTGTCAGACGTCTCAACAATCACCATTCCTTCAACTTCAGCAGCCTGCATGATCACTGAAGAACATCTTGTACATCTCTGGCTTCATCTGGGATGGCCTCTCCTGCGGTTGCTTATCTACCTGGCCATCGGCCTGCTTGTCGCACTCTTTATCGAATCACTGAACTGGACCAGAAAACTGGCGGTCATTGCACGGCCCCTCACCCGCTTCGGCCATCTTTCGCCTCTTGCCGGCGCCTCCTTTTCAGTCTGTTTCTTTTCAGGCATAGCTGCCAACAGTATGCTTGCCGAAGCCTACAGTACACAGCAGATAAGCAGGAAAGAGTTGATTCTGGCCAACCTGTTCAACAGTCTGCCCAGCAACTTCCTCCATCTTCCAACCACATTCTTCATTGCCATGCCAATAATCAAGGGCGCGGCCTTCATCTACATAGGTCTCACGGTCTTGGCCGCCCTTTGCCGCACCTTGCTGGTCGCCCTGATCGCCAGACTGCTGCTGCCTGCCGGCAATATCGAACCTGCACCGGTTCAGCCGAAACCGTCGACCACGGAACACCCGTTTCGCGTTGCTCTGCGTAACGGCCTGCACCGGTTTAAACGACGTATCCGTAAGATCATCGCCTTTACCGCACCGATCTACATCTTGTTCTATGCTCTGACAGAGGCGGGTTTTTTCACGGCGGCAGAGCACTTCATCGGCCGGCACCTCTCCTGGTTATCCTGGCTCTCACCGCAGGCACTGTCGATTTTAACCTTCCAGATGGCGGCTGAATTTACCGCCGGCCTGGTTGCAGCCGGGGCGCTCCTTGCCAGTGGCTCGATGCGCATGGAAGAGGTTGTTCTGGTGCTCCTGATCGGCAACATCCTGTCCTCTCCCATCCGCGCCATCCGTCACCAGTACCCCTATTACGCCGGCATCTTTAAACCGGTTCTTGCCGCTCAACTCCTGGTGTTCAGTCAGGGATTCCGGGCCTTGAGCATAGCCGCGATGGCTGTGGCGTATTATTTTATCTGCATGTGATCTGTCAGAAATCCGTTATCTGTGCAGAGCATGCTCCTGCAACACCAAGGAGGCAATGATGGAAAAAAACATACTGGTGGCTGTAGACGGCTCAACTTCCACGGGAAGCAGTCTTGACTATCTGGCCCAGCTCTTTGCGCACGATAGTGAACTCACCATACATCTGCTCAGCGTCATACCAAGTGGCGGGGGCGGTAAAGACTGGATGCTTGAGGTTGATCCCCTGCGCGCCGAGTCCGCGGGTTCGGACAAACGAACCGTGGCGGCACGCAAGCACCTTAAAGACGCGGAAGAACGGTTGCTTCGTTCAGGCTTTGCAAAAAAACAGATTCAAGTAAAGACCAAAACAGCAACCAGTATCAGCAATGCCATTCGTGAAGAGGCGGAGCGTGGTCATTTTGACAGCGTCCTTATCGGTCGCCGGGGACTGGGTTCAGTCGGCAGTATGTTCTTCGGCAGCACATCCGGTGATCTGGTCGAAAAATGCCACCGAGTGCCGCTCTGGATCGTCGACGGCAAGGTCAGGGCATTACGATTCCTGCTTGCCGTACAAAGCCATCCCGCCTCACTGATGGCGGCTGATCACCTTGCCTTTATGCTGAAAAACCACACAACCGCAGACATCTGTCTCTACCATTCCAATGCGGTGTTCGGCTCTCAACAGGTTGCCCGCCCTGAAGATTTTCACGCTCAATGGGGCAAAAGCTGGTGCGATAAATACCTCGACATCGACAACTTTCTCTTCTATGCCCACGCCCAGCTGCTGGTCGACAACGGTATTTCCCGTCATCGTATCTCTCAGCTGCCCGCGCAGATGCACCTCGATGTGGGCACGGATCTGCTCAGGCAGGCCAAACAGCACCAGTGCGGAACCATTGTCATCGGTCGCCGTCGCCGAAGTCTGACCGGAGGACACCTTAAAGGTGTTTCCGACAAGACCCTCAGGCAGGCCCAAAACATCGCCATCTGGTTGGCCGGCTGAAATCCGGCGGCGCAGGAGTTATCTTCTCTTCTTGAGAAGATGTTACTGAGCAGAAGATTTCGGGCTGACAATCACTGTTGCCGCCTGTTCTGCAGTCAGATATTCTCGGGCCAGAGCTGTCAGCTCATCTGCCTGAATGGCGGCAAAATCTTCGGAAATAGTCAATGGCCACTGCAGCTGCTGCGGATGACGTCCGGAAAGATTTAAGACCGACTCCAACCAGTATCGATTGTTGCGCTTGATGTCTTTAATTGAGGTCAGAGCAGGTTCCAGGGCCCGATGCAGTTCATCACTGCTGACCCCTTTATCGCCAAGACTTGCCGCAGTATCTTGTATAACCTTGGCAAGGGCACTTGCCTGCTGCGGTGCTACAATCATACTGCTTTTCATCACACCAAAACCCATGTAGGCACGGCTGGGCAGACTGACCACCTGCGGCGCATAGGTTGCCCCCAGGTTCTCCCGAATCTGTTCACGCAACCGATCATCCAGTACGGCCGCCAGCAGGTTGAGTCGTCGTGTACGCCCTATATCCCAGAAATCAGTGCTTCTCCAGGCCACACTGAGCATTGCCTTGTCGGTTGAGCTCGCAACAGACAGGATCTGTTGCTTACCGGCCGGAAACACCGGTTCCGGAACCGATGCCATCTTATTGACCGTCCGTTGATCGTCACTGAAAATCAGTGCCACCTGCCGGATCACCTCCTGCGGATCAACATCGCCGACAACGTTTATCTCCAACGCCTCCCGGCTCAATGCCGGTTCCAGCCACTGCCTGATCTGCGCCAGACGTATCTTCTCAACCTGTTCCCAGGTCGGTAATCCATACTCCTTGCCTGTACCATAGAAAAATCGCTCGGCCTGAACTTGAAAAACACCTTCCACCGAGCTGTTCAACTGATCGTACATACGTCGCAGACTCTCGTGGCTGCGCCGAAAAGATTCAGGAGAAAAAACCGGATCTTGCAGACGATGACGGAGCAACTGCAGCACAGTGGTCAGTTCGTCGCGCAGACCAGAACCGTTAAAGGAAAAACTTTCCGGCCCCACTTTAAATTCCAGCGCGATGTTGGTCCCGGCCAAAGCCTCGGTCAACTGTTCCCTGGTCAGTTTGCCGACCCCGCTCTCACGCATGAATGACTCGGTGACCAGGGCAAGTCCATCCACAGGTTCAGCCAACTTTCCCTTGCCAAACTGAGCCGAAAGCAACAGTTGCTTGGCCTGGAAATTTGTGGATTTAATATTGAGACTGATCCCGTTATTCAACGTCACCTGCTCCACACCGATGGCTGTGTTGTGATGATGACTGATGATTTTTGCGGGTGTGCCAGGCATTTTGAGATAAGGAAAGGGGGCTGGTTGCGAGACCACCCAGGCAGGTACCGGTTTGACCTCATTGGCCTGATAGAGTTCTTCCAACTGCTGTTTGGCCTGGGCAGACGACAAGCCCGGCTCAACCACACCGACCAGCTCCACCAGCCGGCGGGGATGCTTCCACAGTTGCCGGACGGTCTCGTTTACCTCGCTCAAGGTCATTTTCTGCAACGCCGGGCCGTACAGTGCCAACTCCTGAGCCGGGCTGAGAACAACCTCGTCATTGTTGATTTTACGGATAATATCCTCAGCCAGCTGCCTGCTGTCACGGGATGGTGCCGTTTGCACAGCTTTATCCAGAAGAGCTGCGACCTCTTTTTTCCCTCTGACTAATTCGGTTTCGGAAAACCCCTCTTTAAGCACCTGCCGCAGTGCTGTTTGCACCATCGTCACCCCTTCCCTCCACTTATTCTGTTCAACACGGGCTGTCAGGGTGGCATAGCCGTAGCGACGCAGAAAAAATCCGCCATAGGCCCTGGACTGAGCCAAAGGGCTGCCGAGCTGTTGCTCAAGTTGCTGGAGTCGATTGGTCAACAGACTCACCGCAACATACTGGCGCAACTGCTCAAGCTCCCACGCCAGGGTATCCGGGCGCGGTGAATGGTTGAAGACTGTGGTCAATGCCAGGGCGGTGTATCCTAATTCCGGCTCCATAAGAACAAGGGTATCTGTTCCCTCCTCCTTCACCGTCCCCATTTCCGGACAGGGTCCTGTTTCTCCACCAGCTCGTAAACCAGCCATGGCCTGCGTCAACAGGTGGACGGTCTGCTGGGGGTCTATCGCACCGACAACGACCACAATCATGTTCTCAGGCCGGTACCAGCGATCGTAAAAAGCCCGGAGCAGATGGCTATCAGCACTTTGCAGTACCTCTTCCGTGCCGATGGGGTCACGCTGGGCAGCAAGGGTGCCGGCAAAATCAAACCGCAGCTGCTCCTTTGACACCCGCGAGGCCGCTGAGTCACGTGTCCGTTTTTCGGCAAGAATGACTCCGCGCTCCCGTTCAACTTCCTGTTCCAGCAGCAGAGCTCCCCTCGCATAATCTGCCAGCACCTTAAAACCTTCGGCCAACACCTTCGTATCACCCGTCGGTAACAGCAGATTGTAGACAGTTTCACCAAACCCTGTGCGGGCATTGGTATCGCCACCAAACCCCATTCCCTGTGACTGAAAATACTTCACCAGCGTGCCTGGAGGATAATGGGTGGTACCATTGAAAAGCATGTGCTCAAGAAAGTGGGCAACACCCCGCTGCTGTTCAGTTTCATGAAGCGATCCGGCCTGCACATTGAGATACAGCGCCACCCGGTCTCTTGGTTCTCTGTTTGCCATCAGGACATACCGTAAACCATTGGGCAACTGCCCAAAAAGAAGAGCGGGATCAGGCTGCAAATCGCTGTTGTCCTGCGGCCATCCGGAAGAGCCACAGGATCGGGGTGCAGGTGGTGTCACAGCGGCATCTCCGGCCTGCAGCGGCCCCGGCGCATGGACGGCCAGAACACCCCAAAAAATCACCGAAACAAGCGCCAAAACAGTCAGAAAACGTGGAAGCTTCATTGTCGAACCTAAAACATTGGTGTAGAAAATAAAAAAAGTTCTTCAACTATAGTGTGGGATCGGAGGAACAACAAGATGATAATCACCGGAAAACGAGCCCTGGTTCTGGGGGCTTCCCGCAGTATTGGCCGCGCCATAGCCCGCAAGCTTGCCGAGCAGGGAGCGCTTCTGATTCTGCCATGGCTTGACTGGCCCGATTCAGTCGCCACGCTTGAGCAGGAATTTGGCGGGAAGGGTTCGGATAACCTCCTCATGCGTGTCGACGTTCGCAAACCAGAGGAAGTCGCCGGTCTGGCAGCTGCCATTGACAGGCAATACGGAGGGTTGGAGATCCTGATCAACAATATTGAACGTGGTGGTATGCCGATCCTCCATGGTGGGTATCACCGTGAGATCAACCATGAACAGTGGCAGCTGGAAATGGACACCACGCTGCATGCCAAATGGCTCTTATTTGAACATGCCCTGCCCCTGCTCCGCCGCCGTGGCGAAGGCACTGTGGTTAACATCACCTCAATAGCCGGTATTATCGGTCGATCCGGCCCGGCCGGCCTTCTCTTCAACGACGCTTATGCCGCAGCAAACCGTGGTGCAACCCTGCTGACGGAAACCTGGGCACAGCAGGCCGCTCCAACAGTACGAGTCAATGAACTCATGCTGGGACTCATTGACTCCAGACACGGTCCGGGCACCAGGGGATGGGATCTGTTAAGCAGGCAACAGCAGCAGGACCTGCTGACACACACCCTGTTACGGCGAACTGGAACTCCAGAGGAGGTAGCGCAGGCTGTAGTATTCCTGATCCGCGATGCCGACTTTCTGACGGGAGCGGTTATACGAATGGATGGAGGGTATATTTTAGGAGGAGAGTATCCGGCGGCAATGCCTGAAGGATATCTGTAAAAAGATGCCGGCTCAGCTTTCAAGCACCCAGCCCGGAATATGCCGCAAAACGTATTCCGTCACCTTTTCTTTTGCAGCCGCGTCGGCTTCATTCACGCCGACAGCACGCATAACCTCATCAAAATCAAACCAGCACAGTTCTTTATCCTGTACACTGTACACCGTCAGAATTCGATGATCAGGTTCGTCTATATCCTCTTCCTCTTGGATAGCCGCAACTAAACCTACAGCTTCATCGTAAGGCAAAAAGCGGAGTTTATCGTCACTCATCGTCTAATCGGGCCGTGGTGTTGAACGTGATATCTGACATAAAAAACGGTGACCTGCTGTTGCAACAAGCTCACCGTTTTCAGCACAAACAGCTGCGATCAG
It includes:
- a CDS encoding retention module-containing protein, which codes for MAVGKAQTVGKAVIVYGTVKAVSANGFERVLTPNSVIYADDRIVTGSDGSVSITFTNTPNAMMLGRMSDVLVDEEVYGAAAPGDAGDFSASVADMQQALQQDENFDPTTDLPPPAAGTGVAGAGGGGRQIVVFEATQMEMIPDSGAETRGIGWDFLDPPYWVFAGIDDGTETPPAPPVDGETDIPVPPPVSPPTVSMDSIAVNEGDPAVFDIHVTGVGEGSTLELTFADGTAVSPDDYASGGFEYSLDGGTTWNEYTGGIPLPAGDSVVQVRTPTVDDTIDEPNETFTLNAVLTSNGTTYSDSATATIIDNDVPTISVGGAGTGTGDIEVPEGDPAVFDIHVTGVGEGSTLELTFADGTAVSPDDYASGGFEYSLDGGTTWNEYTGGIPLPAGDSVVQVRTPTVDDTIDEPNETFTLNAVLTSNGTTYSDSATATIIDNDVPTISVGGAGTGTGDIEVPEGDPAVFDIHVTGVGEGSTLELTFADGTAVSPDDYASGGFEYSLDGGTTWNEYTGGIPLPAGDSVVQVRTPTVDDTIDEPNETFTLNAVLTSNGTTYSDSATATIIDNDVPTISVGGAGTGTGDIEVPEGDPAVFDIHVTGVGEGSTLELTFADGTAVSPDDYASGGFEYSLDGGTTWNEYTGGIPLPAGDSVVQVRTPTVDDTIDEPNETFTLNAVLTSNGTTYSDSATATIIDNDVPTISVGGAGTGTGDIEVPEGDPAVFDIHVTGVGEGSTLELTFADGTAVSPDDYASGGFEYSLDGGTTWNEYTGGIPLPAGDSVVQVRTPTVDDTIDEPNETFTLNAVLTSNGTTYSDSATATIIDNDVPTISVGGAGTGTGDIEVPEGDPAVFDIHVTGVGEGSTLELTFADGTAVSPDDYASGGFEYSLDGGTTWNEYTGGIPLPAGDSVVQVRTPTVDDTIDEPNETFTLNAVLTSNGTTYSDSATATIIDDDIVDGDEHVSTQEDAPLAGNVLDNATNMTGEVTISGFTVADDSTTYLPGDTVEISGVGQLVIHENGDYLFTPHPDYSGQVPQVTYTVTDGIGSETSTLNITVTPVVDIPKVTITPQNPAMVNTVINAANVTSTDLGFTVKAYDLDGNEIGVATAEGVYDAPTGFGVPGDASGDFIELGQDGHTSEKIEVIFDSPVSEATVRFAWLASVERAEYVLYDIDGNQIGGGIVQGITDEIDPPFTLQGADGALIHSIVFTAPTDGGDNDFLIHDISFPTDTLYPINLVVETGDTDFSETIVSVALSVPEGAVLSAGTLNPDGTWTLPLESDGSYTVAIDPVTNAVTIEGLEMTVPGTTGATPDISVIVTIEDSAGGGLTDTKTFIIGTEADNTLAGGSGDEVLIGGGGADIFMVGDGHDTILDYSRAEGDRVDISQVIGSDEDDHSRLGVADNDGKAQLLLYDDADHSNVIGSVTFDTIDFSSLDTGDQLNSLLGQIDLGSTQ
- the sppA gene encoding signal peptide peptidase SppA, encoding MKRFLYLLSRPCVWLWKFLSSGLTVIFNLLVVTLLLAGLALVLYTPKITVQPGSALVLAPEGNIVEVRSPIDPFARVLNRLSGSPFQEETFLQDILDTLQEAADDQRIKMLVLNTNKMGDAGLDQIRTIGAAIDAFKKKDKKVIAVGNNFNQTQYYLASWADSIYLHPMGAVQIRGFSVFRLYVRDMLDKLGINAHVFRVGDYKSAVEPLLRNDMSPEDKEANRLWLNNLWNIYCTDIVTHRKLDLTVFRNNINQTVSQLASVDGDRARLALASGLVDGLKTPLQIDEMLKQMVGLSSDKKSCNHIGFRDYLQTITPSYTKPDKESDLIGIIAVSGNIIPGKGTPQQIGAEDLIKRIRQARQNPRIKAIVLRINSGGGSATASELIREELAAARQDGKVVVVSMGAMAASGGYWLSANADAIVAAPTTLTGSIGIFGMIPTMEKTLAGLGIHGDGIGTTNIAHFGNMATAMGEEEAASWQMDVEQGYQRFINTVARGRSLNVEAVKKIAGGRVWDGETALKIGLVDKLGNLQDAIAEAAKRANVPKENALFIELDPRNYLNRFKKNEQPIETLIRGLFASSPGILQMRQAAEEQLDFIVDSRDPRGLYSHCLFPSPALLFR
- a CDS encoding RtcB family protein; the encoded protein is MKRTITTEKIPIMLWLDTLEEEALQQARRLANLPCAFHHIAIMADAHVGYGMPIGGVLATIGAVIPNGVGVDIGCGMRAVRTGLTALEVPVLKKMLTALRAAVPLGFKHHKKSRPLEVMPDPTEFGQDLPVVTGEFENARRQIGTLGGGNHFIEIQQGNDQRIWLMVHSGSRNIGYRVAGHYNELAVRLAKQTGKDAIPREWQLATLPLDTEVGQRYLREMEYCVAFASANRSEMMAALQEIVTDLTGCDQFDDPIDVAHNYAALETHFFKEVWVHRKGATRAFAGEYGIIPGCQGSRSYIVKGLGNPLSFMSCSHGAGRVLGRKQAQRVLNLEEEREKLDKKRILHSLRHRRDLEEAPGAYKNIDEVIADQQDLIEIAVELQPLAVLKG
- a CDS encoding universal stress protein, translating into MMEKNILVAVDGSTSTGSSLDYLAQLFAHDSELTIHLLSVIPSGGGGKDWMLEVDPLRAESAGSDKRTVAARKHLKDAEERLLRSGFAKKQIQVKTKTATSISNAIREEAERGHFDSVLIGRRGLGSVGSMFFGSTSGDLVEKCHRVPLWIVDGKVRALRFLLAVQSHPASLMAADHLAFMLKNHTTADICLYHSNAVFGSQQVARPEDFHAQWGKSWCDKYLDIDNFLFYAHAQLLVDNGISRHRISQLPAQMHLDVGTDLLRQAKQHQCGTIVIGRRRRSLTGGHLKGVSDKTLRQAQNIAIWLAG